A single region of the Undibacterium piscinae genome encodes:
- a CDS encoding elongation factor P, which translates to MKPAKEIRVGNIIMVDSKPMIVLRSDVNGSSRTGFTYKWKMKNLLTNSPQENVFRGDDKFDVVVLDKKPVTYSYFADPLFVFMDADYEQFEIEEENLGDALHYLKDGMECEAIFYDGKAISVELPTTIVRQVIYSEPAVKGNTSGNVLKEAKIENAVEAHCHNVQVPLFVSQDDMIEIDTRTNEYKRIIRN; encoded by the coding sequence ACATTATTATGGTCGATAGCAAGCCGATGATCGTGCTGCGTTCTGATGTCAATGGTTCAAGCCGCACTGGCTTCACCTACAAATGGAAGATGAAAAACCTGTTGACTAATAGTCCTCAGGAAAACGTGTTCCGTGGTGATGACAAGTTTGATGTTGTCGTACTCGACAAAAAACCAGTTACTTATTCTTATTTCGCTGATCCTTTGTTTGTATTCATGGATGCAGACTATGAACAGTTTGAAATTGAAGAAGAGAACTTGGGCGATGCATTGCATTACCTGAAAGACGGTATGGAATGCGAAGCAATTTTCTACGACGGCAAAGCGATTTCCGTTGAATTGCCAACTACCATCGTGCGTCAGGTAATTTACTCTGAGCCAGCGGTTAAAGGCAATACTTCAGGTAACGTCCTGAAAGAAGCGAAAATTGAAAACGCAGTTGAAGCGCACTGCCACAATGTTCAAGTACCATTGTTCGTAAGTCAGGACGATATGATTGAAATTGATACTCGCACTAACGAGTACAAGCGCATCATCCGTAACTAA